The Arachis duranensis cultivar V14167 chromosome 9, aradu.V14167.gnm2.J7QH, whole genome shotgun sequence genomic sequence CATTGTTAGTAATAGAATAACCGGAAGGATTAACgtgattaattttaaatcttttgagtacaattttgattaaattttaaatcttttaaagacaattttgattgaatttatCTTTCAAGAAAATGGAGATCGAGCCAGAGAcaattttgactattaactcaaAATGGAAAGAGATCGAGCCAGAGAcaattttgactattaactcaaaattatttcCATTTTTCAATATCGTCTCTGTTGTCCCATTcataactcaaaattatttCCATTTTTCAATATTGTCTCTGTTGTCCCATTCAAAAGAACAGAAGTGTAACTTCGCCCATGTCTTCACAATCATACTAATAAATTTGTGTGTTCACTGAGCCAAACACAACTTAATAGATCGTTTTAtcatatgttattatttatacaaAGAATTCAcgggttttatttattttttaataaatagagaAGTTTTTCGTTGCAGCACTTTGCAGAGAAAAATACATCATATAACAAACCATTTACTCTTACTATTTCATCCTTTTGGTCTGATTTTTGGtttatagaataattaaatgaaattacCATTTTCAAAgcatatatatattctttccTGATAAACTGATACACAACATCCAAACTAAATTCTCTTTTTAGACTATTAAAGCATGATAACCATTATCCACATCCATAAGGGAAGAatgtgagaaaaagaaaagattggaAGCTATAGCATGAGTTCCAGTTTCATATAAATGTGTTTCAAAAACAACTCAAAATCTGAAAGAGTTCTACAAACACTAAAATAGAAAGGAAACACAAACTAGGGTGTAATGCAAAACATCTTGATTCACTTCCACTTCCTGCCACGGATCTTCAAGCCCTGTCTGTTCCTCTTCTTGACACCAGACTTGGCAACTCTGATGCTTCTATTGACGGCACTCAACCTTGCAAGAGCTGCATTAGTGAGATCAGGCCTGTAGTGGTTTTTTGACACCTGCAACACATTGCATAATTCAGAAAAAGAAATCAGGAAAATATAGACAGATGGACATGTTACGTGAAAACTTCAGAATATACTTCAAAGTCATAGTAGAAGTTCAAAGCAAAAAAATTGCACAATTAGTTAAACATAGGAATAACACATCATTCATACAAGGCCAAAGAGAGCTTATATGCCTTTAAAGGCGAATTAATATTTTGCATAAGAAACATTGGCAACGAAATTTTGTTCGAATAAAACCAAATACATGAAGTGAAAACAATACATTCAAAATACTTTTACAATGATACAAACTCAGAAGCCAAGCATAACATGTATATTTTCATCGAATAAACCAGACAAGGTTTTTCTTACATATTAGAAGCTCATCACCACTACACACTAATTACAAGTATCACAAGAATAAGCAAAATATTGGTGAAAAATCCCACCTGTCCAAACAACATTGTTTAAGCTAATGATTAATCAGCACATTAAAGAGAAGTAATCTTTGACCTACAACAATGCAAGACTATGAAGGGATCAAAAAGTGTACACTCATGAAAGAATTTATGACCTATATAAGCTCAGAAGCCAAGCGTAACATGAATATTTCATTGAAGAAACCCCACTGGGGATTTTTCTTACATGTTAAAGGCTCATCATCACTAAGGAGAAGACATGTACAACTCATTAAACTCATCACAGGAACTACGGTGAAGCAAACTTTTATTGGAAACTCAATATACCAAACATAATCATTTAATATAATGATTAATCACCAAATAAGAGAGAAGCATCCTTTAATTTATAACAACTCAAAACTCTGAGGAGATCCAATGAGTATAGTTATGAGGCATGAAAGAATTTCAGAATGACAGAAGCTCAGAAGCCAAGCGTAACATGACTATTTCACTGAAAAACCAACAATGGGGTTCTTCTTACATGTTAGAGGCTCATCACCACTAGGGCGAACACGTGTATATGCTCAATTGgtcaataagaaaaaataaaagggagGCAACCTTTGCTCTATTAACAACTCAACAGtgaaaagattaaaagaatacACTCATTCATGAGGGAATTTCAGAATGATGTAAGCTCAATAGCTCAGAAGCCAAGCGTAACAAGAATATTTCATTGAAGAAACCCAACTTGGGATCCTTCTTACATGTTATAGGCTCATCACAACTACATGGAACAGGTCATGTCAGCAAAGGttcaaaaaaagtttaatttcaataaaaagggaTTCAGAACAGATTCTTGGAACACCAACATATCTAGAAAACCATCTTAAAAAAGTACAACTGATccaaacaacacaaaataaaataacacatgAAGCTTTGCTCCATTATTAACATAGCATTCATAAAGAACTTCTAATGAACAAACTAACAAACGATGTAACATGTAGATTtcattttagaaattaaaacagGATTCAGATTACAAGTCGGGCTCCAGATCTCTGGAGAGCACAGCCTGTTGTAAACAGAGCATATATCATTACAACATACAAATGCAAAGCAAACATTCATTTTCAGGACCAccatggacctcaacaaacTAATGTAAACATACAACTAAAACATAAAGAAACTATGCACCAAAACATACCCTATTCAACATCAACCTAAAAGGCTtcctttaaaatatataaaaaattttctttcaatcataaaaaaatacacacaaTTTTCAGCTAGCGAATGGTGAATCAGTATATAATGCTAGTGAATAATCCAGCATTTAAGTATCAACGAAAAAAAACTCAGGATATTTTTAATATCCAACCTAGGAAAACAGGGACAGATTAAATCAACATCCTTTTAAGGTTTTACCTGATTTTGAACAGCCTTAGCCATCCTACTGAACTCCTTCTTCATCAGAGACTTGTGAAGAAGAGCAGAAGGCTTGTTCTGCTTCTTGGTCTTGGTTGTAGCCAACAACACACCCTGATCCTTACCAGCAGGCTGAATGGTAACAGTTTTCTTGTTTGCCAAACCTACCATGACCAACATAAAATGAATTTTGAATCAACaaacaagtgaaaaagaaaggttTGATAAACATACCCAACAATAACACCACTTTACTTCTAAACTAGCCTCAGTATATAAACACTATACACATAGCCatcatcataaaaattaaatcatctAAGTAGCAACGTAAGCTCTACCTAAGCAATAATCATCCAATTATTCTTCCTtcattttatacttaaaaaaaattggcaacTAAAACTACAattaatctttttcaattacTCATTTTTACTGTCCCAAATTCTTCTCAGAAAGGAGATTCCAATTCAACCAACAAAGCaaaaatcttcttttttttttccaattatgatgatgatgaaaggTACCTGAGTATTTAAAGGAGTTGAGATTGTAGAGATTGTTAGGCTCTCTGCTGAATTCAACACTCTGAGTGCCCCTTCCAAACTCTTTCACCAAGAAGCAGTTGTTCTTCTTCACGATCTCCCACACCAATTGCCCTGGAACAGTCGTCATCTTTTCCTTCTTCGACTGCAACacagaattagggttcttataGACCATTATATAGTACGATGGAGAAACCCTAATTAACATGAATCGGAGTTGATCCGGTCGGTAAGTTCGACCCGTTTGTCCGGTTTTAAAATGTCCATGGTCCAAGACTACTACTGATCCAGTTCAGCGGCCCACTATAcaacaatacaaaaaaaatagaaggatTTAGTATTAGGCTATTAGCAATTGTCTTTATATAAATGTGATAATTGAAAACTTTTgaataatttaacaaatttaactaaattattaccTAACGATTATCAACTATAAATTTTAGATGAAGACAATGCatgtgagattttttttttatgatgcaTTTGAGATATGATCTTacttttctttaatatttttgggATTTACATGTTTTATTTTGAGGATAGATTACAGAAAGGAGTGAGGACCTTTCCACTTCTCATTATCGATATTTTTACATAGTtgttttaaaagaataatactatatattcaagtttttttttgttaacaaaatCTAATTAACTTagtctaatataacaaaaacaaGTTATGGCTAATATTAATCTAAGTTTTGTTGTATAATTTAGTTGAACTtggttcataaaaaaatttaaatatgtatcATTACTTAAAATATAACAATTTCTCTGGAACCTCTTGTAACATGGAGAGTAAACCATTTTTTCTGATGTGCTATGTTATAAGCTCACATTTAACTCAAAAAATTATAGTTTAgtctttataaaatataaactaaaattaaaatctaaacaaaaataaacattattatcaattatcatttaaaatttgaacaaaaataatCACTATTATCAGTTATACATGATaaacctttcttttttttacactCTGCAAGAAATTTAACCCACGAGAACTCACAAAATCCTCACGAAAGAAATTTTAGTTAAAtgcctttatatatatattatcatagtatttttatattatgttagaaaatttgtgtatagattattatgttaaatttacttaacctttcttattttattttattttattttgtatgttAAAAATTCTATACAtaaattatgttaaatttatagttgaattatatttaatttgatatatttaattaattaaattgaatttatgattatgtaaaaaaattttaaaaatatttttaaaacttaatatttataaatatttacgAGTATCCAATTATCCATCTCTCATGCACCCCTCTTGCGGGAGAGGGTCAGAGGGGTCCGTGCCTGCATGAAAACCGATGACATCACTAAACATAAAAATGATGTCAAGTTACTAACAAAATCAGAATGATAATATCTATCTCAAATtcaagacatttttatttagttaaatcCTTTTTTCATGATTATTCAGATAATAAAATAACAGATAATTCTTTTTATTCGATAATCTATAGAGGCCTAGAGGGTGATT encodes the following:
- the LOC107464166 gene encoding 60S ribosomal protein L28-2, giving the protein MVYKNPNSVLQSKKEKMTTVPGQLVWEIVKKNNCFLVKEFGRGTQSVEFSREPNNLYNLNSFKYSGLANKKTVTIQPAGKDQGVLLATTKTKKQNKPSALLHKSLMKKEFSRMAKAVQNQVSKNHYRPDLTNAALARLSAVNRSIRVAKSGVKKRNRQGLKIRGRKWK